In a single window of the Nitrospirota bacterium genome:
- a CDS encoding OmpA family protein: protein MKGQTIIIKKVKKGGHAAAHGGSWKVAYADFVTAMMAFFLLMWLISMVAPEKKMKLATYFKTVGIMEAAGLGFMGKGKDILDTEIVNTSEQEKQKNSESFNQLNKEEFTEKLKKDIGTKLSGVKDQVMVDVIEGGVRVNIVDKLGRPMFTVGSAELGPEAKAVLKVVSDEIRGFKDLKISIEGHTDSTAYSGNKYTNWELSTDRASAARRELERNNIDPNDLGRVSGYAATQPLIADNPSDPRNRRISILLLNADQSTVEKIKGKKSEKTTANKPETD, encoded by the coding sequence GGCGGCTCGTGGAAAGTTGCCTATGCGGACTTTGTTACAGCTATGATGGCGTTTTTTCTGCTCATGTGGCTTATTTCCATGGTGGCTCCTGAAAAAAAAATGAAATTAGCTACCTATTTTAAAACTGTTGGGATTATGGAGGCTGCTGGCTTAGGCTTTATGGGTAAGGGTAAGGATATACTCGACACTGAGATTGTTAATACGTCTGAGCAAGAAAAGCAAAAAAATAGTGAAAGTTTCAACCAGTTAAACAAAGAGGAATTTACTGAAAAGCTTAAAAAAGATATAGGAACTAAACTAAGTGGTGTTAAAGATCAAGTGATGGTTGATGTAATAGAGGGCGGTGTACGGGTAAACATTGTGGATAAGTTAGGAAGACCCATGTTTACCGTAGGCAGCGCAGAGTTAGGGCCGGAGGCAAAGGCTGTTTTAAAAGTTGTGTCAGACGAAATAAGAGGTTTTAAAGACCTGAAAATATCAATAGAGGGACACACCGATTCGACAGCATACTCCGGCAATAAATACACAAACTGGGAACTTTCCACAGACAGAGCATCGGCGGCACGCAGGGAGCTTGAAAGAAACAATATAGATCCAAATGATTTGGGAAGGGTCTCAGGCTATGCAGCAACTCAGCCGCTTATAGCTGACAACCCCTCTGACCCCAGAAACCGAAGGATAAGCATATTACTTCTAAATGCCGATCAATCCACAGTGGAAAAAATAAAGGGTAAGAAAAGTGAAAAAACGACTGCAAATAAACCTGAAACAGATTAA